From a region of the Balaenoptera ricei isolate mBalRic1 chromosome 11, mBalRic1.hap2, whole genome shotgun sequence genome:
- the TDRD6 gene encoding tudor domain-containing protein 6 isoform X1 has translation MCSTPGLPTPGASLVLRVSFVDVQPEVIPVQLWGLVGERRDEYVRLSRETQEAAAAARGPWALGGTSASPGELCLVQAGLRWHRGRVVSRQAQESRVFLLDEGRTITAGAGSLAPGRSEFFHLPSEVLGCVLAGLVPAGGGDGGGEPQHWAASAVDFLSNLQGKEMHGRVLDVLLPHRLVLLEVPELSQQMQELGLARQVPDGLFRSLLKRYLSATAAVLGPGAPVVPRIPPKQEQPGLDYFYPQLQLGVTEPVVVTQVCHPHRIHCQLHSLSQEIHRLSESMAQIYRGSPGTGDENYTSATWEEREESPDKPGSPCAVCGLDGHWYRALLLETFRPQRCAQVLHVDYGRKELVSCSSLRYLLPEYFRMPVVTYPCALYGLWDGGRGWSRSQVGDLKALLLGQAVNAKIEFYSSFEHVYYVTLYGEDGINLNCVFGVQSCCLADRFLQSQGIEEEEGGGEEEPETAFQSQSPAEEVDEEISLPALRSIRLKMNAFYDAQVEFVKNPSEFWIRLRKHNGTFSKLMRRMCSFYASASKLDGVVLKPEADDLCCVKWKETGYYRAMVTRLDDKSVDVFFVDRGNSENMDLYDVRMLLPQFRRLPVLALRCTLADIWPLGKNWSQEAISFFKKTVLHKELVIHVLDKQDSQYVIEILDESRTGEENISKVIAQAGFAKYQEFETKENICVSAHSPGHVANHSTADNNKISSAKKEVEHKVKREGETTAVPETVNDTTVVTNVSTGLVVRGKEKRVSVYSPFLQNFLDIKPGSSCKEELEVGSTVEVKVSHIENPGYFWCQLTRNIEGFKALMCSIQDHCKNTATPYQGTTPACLAKRTANGKWSRALITGAQSSEHVNVIFVDYGDEETVSVKNIYSISEEFLKVKVQAFRCSLYNLIQPMGHNPFVWDEKAIQAFSEFVHEAWEDNLELKCTIFALASVHVEELFNVVDLLTPFQSACHFLVEQRLARPVKLQKPLEPSVQLHSYYYSTHDMKIGSEESVYITHVDDPWTFYCQLRRNANILEQLSYHITQLSKVLLNLKTSPLVPGTLCLARYTDGNWYRGIIIEKEPNKVFFVDFGNIYVVTNHDLLPIPSDAYDVLLLPMQAIKCSLSDIPDHIPEEVTMQFQETISDKSLKALVVAKNPDGRLIIELYDDSIQINANMNEKLGLLGSKGGTRKKESESLLSTTETLEAKKEAVKLSPTEYLSKSIENKSDSMVILGESYKPKMSSACKELKFLCSSMKTNLVTQYQHFVANKNNQVSPLPVEKKLESSSEPPLKATKLEATLPERKIGDSCNKGLPLKFSEFPQKTIMPGFKTTVYVSHINDLSDFYVQLTEDEAEINRLSERLNTVRTSPEYYAGPPLQRGDIICAVFPEDNLWYRAVVKEQQANDLLSVQFIDYGNVSVVHTNTIGKLDLVNALLPRLCIHCSLRGLRAPKILNHKEMMHYFSQRTEEAQVRCEFVQFQEKWEVILADEHGIIAEDMMSRYAFSEKPQIGLSTQIIKGACPKSVNKTDIDTSVFLNWYNPKMKMIRAYATVIDGPEYFWCQFADTEKLQYLEVEVQTAGEQVTAWRSCIPCPHIGDPCIVRYREDGHYYRALVTNICEDSLVSVRLVDFGNVEDCVDPKALWNIPSELLAVPMQAFPCCLSGFNISEGACPQEGNDYFYEIVTEDMLEITILEIKRDVCDILLAIVDMKSKGESISEKMKKYSKIGMSDSDQPYEKNGPDIKGALGSPSPNVGLQKPSSKAGQEKALYVESQTGKLLERIDKDLNIIETKPGKFFDPETDNIFETFENPGKEEIGTEMLEGNVECHLGDKAKFDDKYLITGFSTLSPHGTETKEVLELNSLEVVLSPDDESKESLELESIELQHSLVADEEKEELGLVPLSVPLPQGCDPAATLPPLPGLLPLNCEAEKQPELELPTAQLCLEDKINPLSLRVSQKTQESLCADDTRRSSCVGCFDEEHRLCQHGKTCYAKMQIEMNIYKEEFTEYISLFRDAVSSLNSLFSEEEPRRKHNHALPDHVLAQPENTYTLKGFTVGSKCVVWSSLRNMWSKCEILEIAEEGTRVLNLSNGMEEVVNLENVWNGIPKLDKSPCEKRGLETIEI, from the exons ATGTGCTCAACGCCCGGGCTGCCGACGCCGGGGGCCTCGCTGGTGCTGCGGGTGTCCTTCGTGGACGTGCAGCCCGAGGTGATCCCCGTGCAGCTCTGGGGGCTGGTGGGCGAGCGGCGGGACGAGTACGTGAGGCTGAGCCGGGAGACCCAGGAAGCGGCGGCGGCCGCGCGCGGCCCGTGGGCGCTGGGAGGCACCTCGGCCTCGCCGGGCGAGCTGTGCCTGGTGCAGGCGGGTTTGCGGTGGCACCGCGGCCGCGTGGTCAGCCGGCAGGCGCAGGAGAGCCGCGTCTTCCTGCTGGACGAGGGTCGCACCATCACGGCCGGCGCGGGCTCCCTGGCGCCTGGGCGCAGCGAGTTCTTCCACCTGCCTTCGGAGGTGCTGGGCTGCGTGCTGGCTGGCCTGGTGCCTGcgggcggcggcgacggcggggGCGAGCCCCAGCACTGGGCTGCCAGCGCCGTGGACTTCCTTAGCAACCTGCAGGGCAAGGAGATGCACGGACGGGTCCTGGACGTGCTGCTGCCCCACCGCCTGGTCCTCCTGGAGGTGCCCGAGCTGTCCCAGCAGATGCAGGAGCTCGGCCTGGCCCGGCAGGTGCCCGACGGCCTTTTCCGCTCCCTGCTCAAGCGCTACCTCTCGGCCACCGCGGCTGTCCTGGGCCCCGGGGCCCCGGTCGTCCCGCGAATCCCGCCCAAGCAGGAGCAGCCTGGCCTGGATTACTTCTACCCCCAGCTGCAGCTGGGCGTGACGGAGCCCGTGGTGGTCACCCAGGTGTGCCATCCCCACCGCATTCACTGCCAGCTCCACAGCCTCTCGCAGGAGATCCACCGCCTCTCCGAGAGCATGGCCCAGATATACAGGGGTTCCCCCGGGACAGGGGATGAGAACTATACCAGTGCCacctgggaggagagggaggagagcccAGACAAGCCGGGCTCTCCGTGCGCAGTCTGCGGGTTGGATGGACATTGGTACAGAGCGCTCCTGCTTGAGACTTTCCGGCCCCAGCGCTGTGCCCAGGTACTTCATGTGGACTATGGAAGGAAGGAGTTAGTGAGTTGTAGTAGCCTTCGCTACTTGCTGCCCGAATATTTTCGAATGCCCGTGGTGACGTACCCTTGCGCTTTGTACGGACTCTGGGacggtggcagaggctggtctCGGTCACAGGTCGGTGACCTGAAGGCACTGTTGCTGGGCCAGGCAGTGAACGCAAAGATTGAATTTTACTCTTCCTTTGAGCACGTGTATTACGTCACCCTGTATGGAGAAGATGGGATTAATCTTAACTGTGTGTTCGGAGTACAGTCCTGTTGCTTGGCTGACCGATTCCTTCAGAGCCAGGGaatagaggaggaggaggggggcggggaggaggaacCGGAAACAGCTTTTCAGTCTCAATCTCCTGCTGAAGAAGTGGATGAAGAGATTTCACTCCCAGCCTTGAGATCTATCAGGTTAAAGATGAACGCCTTCTATGATGCCCAGGTGGAGTTTGTGAAAAATCCTTCTGAGTTTTGGATTAGGTTGAGGAAACACAACGGCACCTTCAGCAAATTGATGAGGAGAATGTGCAGTTTCTATGCCTCTGCCAGTAAGCTGGACGGTGTTGTTTTAAAACCTGAGGCCGATGACCTTTGCTGTGTGAAATGGAAAGAAACTGGCTATTATCGGGCTATGGTCACCCGATTAGACGACAAGAGTGTGGATGTATTCTTCGTTGACCGGGGCAATTCAGAAAATATGGACCTGTATGATGTGAGAATGCTGCTCCCTCAGTTTAGGCGGCTACCAGTACTGGCCCTGAGGTGCACCCTGGCTGATATTTGGCCTTTGGGAAAAAATTGGAGCCAGGAggcaatttccttttttaaaaagactgtgcTCCACAAAGAATTAGTTATCCATGTCCTTGATAAGCAGGACAGTCAGTATGTTATTGAGATTCTTGATGAATCAAGAACAGGGGAAGAAAACATTAGTAAGGTAATTGCTCAGGCTGGATTTGCCAAGTATCAGGAAtttgaaacaaaggaaaatatttgcgTAAGTGCACACTCTCCAGGGCATGTTGCAAACCATTCTACTGCAGACAATAACAAAATATCTTCTGCCAAGAAGGAAGTAGAACACAAAGTCAAGAGAGAGGGTGAAACTACAGCTGTTCCAGAAACTGTGAATGACACAACAGTTGTGACAAACGTTTCAACTGGACTAGTTGTACGGGGCAAAGAGAAAAGAGTGTCTGTTTATTCTCCTTTTCTACAGAATTTCTTGGACATTAAGCCAGGCTCTTCTTGTAAAGAGGAACTAGAAGTTGGAAGTACAGTAGAAGTCAAAGTGTCTCATATTGAAAACCCTGGCTATTTCTGGTGCCAGCTGACCAGGAACATAGAAGGATTTAAAGCGCTAATGTGTAGTATTCAGGACCATTGCAAGAATACAGCTACCCCCTACCAGGGAACCACCCCTGCTTGTTTGGCAAAACGAACAGCAAATGGAAAATGGTCCAGAGCTCTGATTACTGGGGCACAATCTTCAGAGCATGTCAACGTCATATTTGTAGATTATGGAGATGAAGAAACGGTATCTGTGAAGAATATTTATTCAATTAGTGAAGAGTTTCTCAAGGTTAAGGTTCAAGCTTTTAGGTGCAGCCTTTATAATTTAATTCAACCAATGGGTCATAATCCTTTTGTTTGGGATGAAAAGGCAATCCAAGCTTTTAGTGAATTTGTGCATGAGGCATGGGAAGACAATCTAGAATTAAAATGCACAATATTTGCTTTGGCTTCCGTTCACGTTGAAGAACTGTTTAATGTCGTGGATTTGCTAACACCTTTCCAGAGCGCATGCCATTTTTTGGTAGAACAGAGACTTGCAAGACCAGTAAAACTTCAGAAGCCTCTGGAGCCCTCTGTTCAGCTCCATTCTTACTACTATTCTACACATGATATGAAAATTGGAAGTGAAGAATCAGTGTATATAACACATGTCGATGACCCTTGGACATTTTATTGCCAGCTGCgaagaaatgcaaatattttagaaCAGTTGTCATATCATATTACACAATTAAGTAAAGTTTTGCTGAATTTAAAAACATCTCCCTTGGTCCCTGGCACACTGTGCCTTGCCAGGTATACTGACGGAAACTGGTATAGGGGGATAATCatagaaaaagaaccaaataaagtCTTCTTTGTTGATTTTGGGAATATTTATGTGGTAACAAATCATGATCTGCTTCCAATACCTAGCGATGCATATGACGTCTTACTTTTGCCCATGCAAGCCATTAAATGTTCATTATCTGATATTCCTGATCATATACCAGAAGAAGTTACAATGCAGTTTCAGGAGACTATTTCAGATAAGTCATTGAAGGCTTTGGTTGTAGCAAAGAATCCAGATGGAAGACTGATTATAGAACTATACGATGACAGTATTCAAATTAATGCTAATATGAATGAGAAGTTAGGACTCCTGGGTTCCAAAGGtgggacaagaaaaaaagaaagtgaatcaCTCCTCTCTACAACTGAAACTCTTGAAGCAAAAAAGGAAGCTGTGAAGTTGTCACCTACAGAGTATTTAAGTAAATCAATAGAGAACAAATCAGACAGTATGGTGATCTTAGGAGAATCATACAAACCTAAGATGAGCTCAGCATGTAAGGAACTCAAATTTTTATGCAGTTCAATGAAGACAAACTTAGTCACTCAATATCAGCACTTTGtggcaaataaaaataatcaagtgTCTCCATTACCAgtagaaaagaaattagaaagttCGTCTGAGCCCCCTTTGAAAGCCACAAAACTAGAAGCCActcttccagagagaaaaataggAGATTCATGTAACAAAGGTTTGCCTCTAAAATTTTCTGAGTTCCCTCAGAAGACTATAATGCCTGGCTTTAAAACAACTGTGTATGTTTCTCATATAAATGACCTTTCAGACTTTTATGTTCAACTAACAGAAGATGAGGCTGAAATTAATCGtctttcagagaggttaaacactGTTAGAACAAGCCCTGAATATTATGCAGGCCCACCTTTGCAAAGAGGAGATATAATATGTGCTGTTTTCCCAGAAGACAATTTATGGTATCGTGCTGTGGTAAAGGAACAACAAGCCAATGACCTTCTCTCTGTGCAGTTTATAGATTATGGCAATGTTTCTGTGGTTCACACCAACACAATAGGCAAACTTGACCTTGTTAATGCACTATTACCCAGACTGTGCATTCACTGTTCCTTAAGGGGACTTAGGGCTCCTAAGATTTTAAACCATAAGGAAATGATGCATTACTTTTCCCAAAGGACAGAGGAGGCTCAAGTAAGATGCGAATTTGTTCAATTTCAAGAAAAATGGGAAGTTATTCTTGCTGATGAACATGGGATCATAGCAGAAGATATGATGAGCAGATATGCTTTCAGTGAAAAACCTCAAATAGGACTTTCTACCCAAATAATTAAAGGTGCCTGTCCAAAGTCTGTCAACAAAACAGACATAGACACTTCTGTATTTCTTAACTGGTATAATCCAAAGATGAAGATGATACGAGCTTATGCCACGGTGATCGATGGACCTGAATATTTTTGGTGTCAGTTTGCGGACACAGAGAAACTTCAGTATTTAGAAGTGGAAGTACAAACTGCTGGAGAGCAGGTGACAGCTTGGAGAAGCTGCATCCCCTGCCCTCATATTGGAGATCCTTGCATAGTGAGATACAGAGAAGACGGGCATTATTACAGGGCGCTTGTCACCAATATTTGCGAAGATTCTCTTGTGTCCGTCAGGCTTGTGGACTTTGGAAACGTTGAAGACTGTGTGGACCCCAAAGCCCTCTGGAACATCCCTTCTGAACTGTTGGCAGTTCCCATGCAAGCCTTTCCATGTTGCCTCTCAGGATTTAATATTTCAGAAGGTGCATGCCCTCAAGAGGGAAATGACTACTTTTATGAAATAGTAACAGAAGATATGTTGGAGATAACAATATTAGAAATCAAAAGGGATGTTTGTGATATCCTTTTAGCCATCGTTGACATGAAAAGCAAAGGCGAAAGTATtagtgagaaaatgaagaaatattctaAGATTGGTATGAGTGACAGTGACCAGCCCTATGAAAAAAATGGCCCAGACATAAAGGGAGCTCTTGGGTCCCCCAGTCCCAATGTTGGACTTCAGAAACCAAGTAGCAAAGCTGGACAAGAGAAAGCACTGTATGTCGAATCACAGACAGGTAAGCTCTTGGAAAGAATTGACAAAGACTTAAACATCATTGAAACCAAACCAGGTAAATTCTTTGACCCCGAAACTGATAACATttttgaaacttttgaaaacCCAGGCAAAGAGGAAATTGGCACTGAGATGCTGGAAGGTAATGTCGAGTGCCATCTGGGTGACAAAGCAAAGTTTGATGATAAATACCTAATTACAGGATTTAGCACATTGTCACCACATGGCACCGAAACAAAGGAGGTACTGGAACTGAATTCCCTTGAGGTGGTGCTTTCTCCTGATGATGAGTCCAAAGAATCCCTGGAGCTGGAATCCATTGAATTGCAGCATTCCTTAGTTGCagatgaggagaaagaagagCTGGGCTTGGTGCCTCTGTCTGTGCCTCTTCCCCAAGGCTGTGACCCAGCGGCCACCCTGCCACCATTGCCAGGGCTACTGCCCCTCAACTGTGAAGCCGAGAAACAGCCTGAACTAGAATTACCTACAGCCCAGCTGTGTCTAGAGGACAAAATAAACCCTTTGTCTTTAAGAGTTAGTCAGAAAACCCAAGAATCCCTGTGTGCTGACGACACAAGAAGGTCCAGTTGTGTGGGATGCTTTGATGAGGAGCATAGGCTGTGCCAGCACGGAAAGACTTGCTATGCCAAGATGCAGATTGAAATGAATATCTATAAAGAAGAATTTACAGAATATATATCTCTGTTTAGAGATGCCGTGTCATCGTTGAACTCTCTGTTTTCTGAAGAAGAACCCAGAAGGAAACACAATCACGCTTTACCAGATCATGTCTTGG CTCAACCAGAGAACACCTACACTCTGAAAGGATTTACTGTCGGATCCAAATGTGTTGTGTGGTCAAGTCTAAGAAACATGTGGTCTAAATGTGAGATTTTGGAAATAGCTGAAGAAGGCACAAGG gTTTTGAACCTTTCAAATGGTATGGAAGAGGTAGTGAACCTTGAGAATGTCTGGAATGGTATACCCAAATTGGATAAGAGTCCATGTGAG AAAAGAGGTCTGGAGACGATAGAGATTTAA